In one window of Oryza sativa Japonica Group chromosome 9, ASM3414082v1 DNA:
- the LOC4346661 gene encoding myb family transcription factor PHL7 isoform X2, translating to MELGGNNMGPDNGANNNSNLAARQRLRWTNELHERFVEAVTQLGGPDRATPKGVLRIMGVQGLTIYHVKSHLQKYRLAKYIPDSSADGNKAENKDPGDLLAGLEGSSGLQISEALKLQMEVQKRLHEQLEVQRQLQLRIEAQGKYLKKIIEEQQRLGGVKSETPAAGASVTLPSDQFPDSERTDPSTPAPTSESPTQGVPSNRDNGGQNEATKSPQRDDSLSRHEPLTPDSNCQPGSPTASPKHERAAKRQRGH from the exons ATGGAATTAGGTGGCAACAATATGGGCCCAGATAATGGAGCAAACAACAATTCCAACTTGGCTGCAAGGCAACGCTTACGGTGGACAAATGAGCTGCACGAACGATTTGTTGAGGCTGTTACTCAACTTGGTGGTCCTGATA GAGCAACTCCGAAAGGAGTTCTAAGAATTATGGGTGTACAAGGGTTGACGATATACCATGTGAAAAGTCATTTGCAG AAATACAGGCTTGCAAAGTACATTCCCGACTCTTCAGCTGATG GTAACAAGGCTGAAAACAAAGACCCTGGAGATTTGCTTGCTGGACTTGAGGGATCCTC TGGCTTACAGATATCTGAAGCTCTGAAGCTGCAGATGGAGGTCCAAAAGCGTCTACATGAACAGTTAGAA GTACAAAGGCAGCTGCAGTTGCGCATTGAGGCGCAGGGCAAGTACCTCAAGAAGATCATTGAGGAGCAGCAGCGTCTCGGTGGAGTGAAATCTGAAACACCTGCTGCTGGTGCTTCCGTCACATTGCCAAGCGATCAGTTCCCTGATTCCGAAAGAACTGACCCCTCGACTCCTGCACCTACATCTGAATCTCCAACTCAAGGTGTACCTTCGAATAGGGACAATGGAGGACAAAACGAAGCAACCAAGAGCCCCCAGCGCGATGATTCTCTGTCCCGCCATGAACCACTAACCCCTGATTCCAACTGTCAGCCTGGTTCTCCTACCGCTAGTCCAAAGCATGAGAGGGCAGCAAAGAGGCAACGAG GTCATTAG
- the LOC4346661 gene encoding myb family transcription factor PHL7 isoform X1, whose translation MELGGNNMGPDNGANNNSNLAARQRLRWTNELHERFVEAVTQLGGPDRATPKGVLRIMGVQGLTIYHVKSHLQKYRLAKYIPDSSADGNKAENKDPGDLLAGLEGSSGLQISEALKLQMEVQKRLHEQLEVQRQLQLRIEAQGKYLKKIIEEQQRLGGVKSETPAAGASVTLPSDQFPDSERTDPSTPAPTSESPTQGVPSNRDNGGQNEATKSPQRDDSLSRHEPLTPDSNCQPGSPTASPKHERAAKRQRGNGAEFSETDFALPHSIFESSSGSEFQQCSMSYSGH comes from the exons ATGGAATTAGGTGGCAACAATATGGGCCCAGATAATGGAGCAAACAACAATTCCAACTTGGCTGCAAGGCAACGCTTACGGTGGACAAATGAGCTGCACGAACGATTTGTTGAGGCTGTTACTCAACTTGGTGGTCCTGATA GAGCAACTCCGAAAGGAGTTCTAAGAATTATGGGTGTACAAGGGTTGACGATATACCATGTGAAAAGTCATTTGCAG AAATACAGGCTTGCAAAGTACATTCCCGACTCTTCAGCTGATG GTAACAAGGCTGAAAACAAAGACCCTGGAGATTTGCTTGCTGGACTTGAGGGATCCTC TGGCTTACAGATATCTGAAGCTCTGAAGCTGCAGATGGAGGTCCAAAAGCGTCTACATGAACAGTTAGAA GTACAAAGGCAGCTGCAGTTGCGCATTGAGGCGCAGGGCAAGTACCTCAAGAAGATCATTGAGGAGCAGCAGCGTCTCGGTGGAGTGAAATCTGAAACACCTGCTGCTGGTGCTTCCGTCACATTGCCAAGCGATCAGTTCCCTGATTCCGAAAGAACTGACCCCTCGACTCCTGCACCTACATCTGAATCTCCAACTCAAGGTGTACCTTCGAATAGGGACAATGGAGGACAAAACGAAGCAACCAAGAGCCCCCAGCGCGATGATTCTCTGTCCCGCCATGAACCACTAACCCCTGATTCCAACTGTCAGCCTGGTTCTCCTACCGCTAGTCCAAAGCATGAGAGGGCAGCAAAGAGGCAACGAGGTAATGGTGCAGAGTTCTCGGAAACTGACTTCGCCCTTCCTCATTCTATCTTCGAGTCGAGTTCGGGGTCAGAGTTCCAACAATGTTCCATGTCCTACTCAGGTCATTAG
- the LOC107278101 gene encoding uncharacterized protein produces the protein MQIRVRCGCGEAGCPEWAIVEVQGVVQPQPCFSGRIQGLHIGRLCAAAAPSSKAAFTFTVGYHELAGTKVALKKPLLVLRKKKTTAVAAETELEVIGVIRHKILFKDRPKALISKPQVKEKKTLPLPAPAAAPPPQSS, from the exons ATGCAGATCCGCGTGCGGTGCGGGTGCGGCGAGGCGGGGTGCCCGGAGTGGGCCATCGTGGAGGTGCAGGGCGTGGTGCAGCCACAGCCGTGCTTCTCCGGCCGCATCCAGGGCCTCCACATCGGCcgcctctgcgccgccgccgccccgtctTCCAAG GCGGCGTTCACCTTCACCGTGGGGTACCATGAGCTCGCCGGCACCAAGGTGGCGCTCAAGAAGCCTCTCCTCGtgctgaggaagaagaagacgacggcggtggcggcggagacggagctGGAGGTGATCGGCGTGATCCGGCACAAGATCCTCTTCAAGGACCGGCCCAAGGCTCTCATCTCAA aaccgCAGGTGAAGGAGAAGAAGACTCTGCCGctaccggcgccggcggcggcgccaccaccccAATCATCGTAG
- the LOC4346662 gene encoding two pore potassium channel c: MDTEPLLSPLSPSPHLLHPLPEHAEVSTFSPPLSPCPSPASSYKERIIFGAHPPPPPPPPPPPPPPPRGRRYYRRVSGDDLDVPSCSSSPSPPSDEENPPPNPPSLFDFIGGRTNLHRSRTAPAMAPLNAAAIAAAAASGDSRNPPPPPRRPAIVLHAFLFLLAYLAMGVTFYAALPGNFTSSAGPTHPVADALYFCIVTLCTIGYGDITPATPAAKLFSISFVLIGFGFVDILLSGMVSYVLDLQEHLLITALKNPRSVRKHRHNYIFDLKKGRMRVRMKVALALTVVAICVGVGAAVLKRVENLGWLDAVYLAVMSVTTVGYGDHAFRTLAGRLFASAWLLVSTLAVARAFLYLAEMRIDKRHRAMANWVLSRDMTVSEFLAADIDNNGYVTKSEFVVYKLKEMGKISEKDIMMICDQFQRMDSGNCGKITLSDLLESHQLVTDLNEKKKGKKS; encoded by the exons ATGGACACGGAGCCGCTGctgtcgccgctgtcgccgtcgccgcacctGCTCCACCCGCTGCCGGAGCACGCGGAGGTGTCCACCTTCTCGCCGCCCCTCTCGCCCTGCCCTTCCCCGGCGTCCTCGTACAAGGAGCGGATCATCTTCGGcgcgcacccgccgccgccgccgccgccgccgccgccgcctccgcccccgccgcggggGAGGCGGTACTACCGGCGTGTGTCCGGGGATGACCTCGACGTGCCGTCGTGTTCGTCCTCGCCTTCCCCTCCCTCCGACGAGGAGAACCCGCCGCCGAACCCGCCGTCGCTGTTCGACTTCATCGGGGGGCGCACGAACCTCCACCGCTCGCGCAccgcgccggccatggcgccgcTCAACGCGGCGGCtatcgccgcggccgccgcctcggggGACAGCCGGaacccgccgcctcccccacgGCGGCCGGCCATCGTGCTGCACGCGTTCCTCTTCCTGCTCGCCTACCTCGCCATGGGCGTCACCTTCTACGCCGCCTTGCCGGGCAACTTCACCTCCTCGGCCGGCCCTACCCACCCCGTCGCCGACGCGCTCTACTTCTGCATAGTGACTCTCTGCACCATCGGCTACGGTGACATCACACCGGCGACCCCCGCCGCGAAGCTCTTCTCAATCTCCTTCGTCCTCATCGGGTTTGGCTTTGTTGACATCCTCCTATCCGGCATGGTGTCCTATGTGCTTGACCTTCAGGAGCACCTCCTCATCACGGCGCTCAAGAACCCCCGCTCTGTGCGCAAGCACCGGCACAATTACATCTTTGATCTTAAGAAGGGCCGGATGCGTGTGCGCATGAAGGTTGCACTTGCGCTCACCGTGGTGGCCATCTGCGTGGGGGTCGGTGCCGCGGTGCTCAAGAGGGTCGAGAATTTGGGGTGGCTCGATGCCGTTTACCTTGCTGTGATGTCGGTGACCACCGTCGGGTATGGCGATCACGCGTTCCGGACACTGGCTGGACGGCTCTTTGCATCCGCGTGGCTGCTCGTGTCGACTCTTGCTGTTGCAAGGGCATTCCTCTACTTAGCGGAGATGAGGATTGACAAGAGGCACCGCGCTATGGCTAACTGGGTGCTGTCGAGAGACATGACCGTGTCAGAGTTTCTTGCTGCGGATATCGACAACAACGGTTATGTCAC GAAATCGGAATTTGTAGTTTACAAGCTCAAGGAGATGGgcaaaatttcagaaaaagaCATAATGATGATCTGTGACCAATTCCAAAGAATGGACTCAGGAAACTGTGGGAAGATTACACTTTCAGATCTTCTCGAGAGTCATCAGCTGGTCACTGACCTTAACGAGAAGAAAAAGGGGAAGAAATCATAA